The proteins below are encoded in one region of Streptomyces marianii:
- a CDS encoding SDR family NAD(P)-dependent oxidoreductase — MGKLDGRVVVVTGAARGQGEQEARLFSAEGARVVLADVLDDRGEAVAEEVGGLYVHLDVGDEAGWAAAVAAAKAAFGHIDGLVNNAGILRFNELVSTPLEEFEQIVRVNQVGAFLGIKTVAPEIEAAGGGTIVNTASYTALTGMSYVGAYAATKHAILGLTRVAAIELAAKGIRVNAVCPGAVDTPMSNPDGADPDALDGLYRQLVPLGRVGRPEEVARLALFLSCDDSSYITGQPFVVDGGWLAGVSVL; from the coding sequence ATGGGAAAGCTGGACGGGCGCGTCGTCGTCGTCACGGGCGCGGCGCGCGGGCAGGGCGAGCAGGAGGCGCGGCTCTTCAGCGCGGAGGGCGCCCGGGTGGTCCTCGCGGACGTGCTCGACGACCGGGGCGAGGCGGTGGCCGAGGAGGTCGGGGGCCTGTACGTCCATCTCGACGTCGGCGACGAGGCCGGCTGGGCGGCCGCCGTCGCCGCCGCCAAGGCCGCATTCGGCCATATCGACGGCCTGGTCAACAACGCGGGCATCCTGCGCTTCAACGAACTGGTCAGTACGCCCCTGGAGGAGTTCGAGCAGATCGTCCGGGTCAACCAGGTCGGCGCGTTCCTGGGGATCAAGACGGTCGCGCCCGAGATCGAGGCGGCGGGCGGCGGCACGATCGTCAACACGGCCTCGTACACGGCGCTCACGGGCATGTCGTACGTCGGGGCGTACGCCGCGACCAAGCACGCGATCCTGGGTCTGACCCGGGTCGCCGCGATCGAGCTCGCCGCGAAGGGGATCCGGGTCAACGCGGTGTGCCCGGGGGCGGTGGACACGCCGATGAGCAACCCGGACGGCGCGGACCCGGACGCGCTGGACGGGCTGTACCGGCAGCTCGTGCCGCTCGGGAGGGTCGGGCGGCCGGAGGAGGTGGCCCGGCTCGCGCTGTTCCTGTCCTGTGACGACTCCTCCTACATCACCGGGCAGCCGTTCGTCGTCGACGGCGGCTGGCTGGCCGGCGTCAGCGTGCTCTGA